In Calypte anna isolate BGI_N300 chromosome 33, bCalAnn1_v1.p, whole genome shotgun sequence, a single genomic region encodes these proteins:
- the ATF1 gene encoding cyclic AMP-dependent transcription factor ATF-1 isoform X1, producing the protein MMEEVPKSSSNTSVSPPQTSAVQGTALQAAQLSHIAQQMSLRGPAPLTVVQLPGEQVQVQGVIQTAQSSSVIHSPQVPTVQVSLSESEDSQDSSDSIGSSQKARGILARRPSYRKILKDLSSEDTRDRKGDEESPGVSTVTSMSVPTPIYQTSTGQYIAIAANGLQLASPGADGVQGLQTLTMTNTGGTQPGTTILQYAQTSDGQQILVPSNQVVVQTASGDMQTYQIRTTPTTTSLPQTVVMTSPVTLTSQTSKTDDPQLKREIRLMKNREAARECRRKKKEYVKCLENRVAVLENQNKTLIEELKTLKDLYCHKSV; encoded by the exons ATGATGGAAGAGGTgcccaagagcagcagcaacacctCAGTGAGCCCTCCCCAAACCTCAGCTGTCCAAGGTacagccctgcaggcagctcagctctctcATATTGCTCAACAG ATGTCTCTAAGAGGTCCTGCTCCCCTGACAGTTGTTCAGCTTCCTGGAGAGCAAGTCCAGGTCCAGGGGGTCATTCAGACAGCTCAGTCCTCTTCTGTAATCCACTCACCCCAGGTGCCAACAGTGCAG GTGTCTTTGTCTGAGAGTGAAGATTCTCAGGATTCCTCAGACAGCATAGGCTCTTCACAGAAAGCTCGGGGGATCTTGGCTCGGCGTCCCTCTTACAG aaaaatttTGAAAGATCTTTCTTCTGAAGACACCCGTGATAGGAAAGGAGATGAGGAGAGTCCTGGTGTCTCCACTGTTACATCCATGTCTGTTCCCACTCCCATCTACCAGACAAGCACTGGACAGTACA TTGCCATTGCTGCCAATGGTTTGCAGCTGGCCAGCCCAGGGGCAGATGGAGTGCAGGGGCTGCAGACACTGACAATGACCAACACTGGTGGCACTCAGCCTGGGACAACCATCCTGCAGTATGCTCAGACATCAGATGGCCAGCAGATCCTCGTCCCCAGCAACCAGGTGGTGGTGCAGA CTGCATCAGGGGACATGCAGACCTACCAGATCCGAACCACCCCAACCACCACCTCCCTTCCTCAGACTGTGGTGATGACATCTCCTGTCACTCTGACCTCACAGACAAGCAAGACAGATGATCCCCAGCTGAAACGAGAGATCAGGCTGATGAAGAACAG GGAAGCTGCTCGGGAGTGCCgcaggaagaagaaggaataTGTTAAATGTCTGGAAAATCGAGTTGCAGTCCtggaaaaccagaacaaaacactAATTGAAGAGCTAAAAACTTTGAAAGATCTTTACTGTCATAAAAGTGTGTAA
- the ATF1 gene encoding cyclic AMP-dependent transcription factor ATF-1 isoform X3: protein MMEEVPKSSSNTSVSPPQTSAVQGTALQAAQLSHIAQQVSLSESEDSQDSSDSIGSSQKARGILARRPSYRKILKDLSSEDTRDRKGDEESPGVSTVTSMSVPTPIYQTSTGQYIAIAANGLQLASPGADGVQGLQTLTMTNTGGTQPGTTILQYAQTSDGQQILVPSNQVVVQTASGDMQTYQIRTTPTTTSLPQTVVMTSPVTLTSQTSKTDDPQLKREIRLMKNREAARECRRKKKEYVKCLENRVAVLENQNKTLIEELKTLKDLYCHKSV from the exons ATGATGGAAGAGGTgcccaagagcagcagcaacacctCAGTGAGCCCTCCCCAAACCTCAGCTGTCCAAGGTacagccctgcaggcagctcagctctctcATATTGCTCAACAG GTGTCTTTGTCTGAGAGTGAAGATTCTCAGGATTCCTCAGACAGCATAGGCTCTTCACAGAAAGCTCGGGGGATCTTGGCTCGGCGTCCCTCTTACAG aaaaatttTGAAAGATCTTTCTTCTGAAGACACCCGTGATAGGAAAGGAGATGAGGAGAGTCCTGGTGTCTCCACTGTTACATCCATGTCTGTTCCCACTCCCATCTACCAGACAAGCACTGGACAGTACA TTGCCATTGCTGCCAATGGTTTGCAGCTGGCCAGCCCAGGGGCAGATGGAGTGCAGGGGCTGCAGACACTGACAATGACCAACACTGGTGGCACTCAGCCTGGGACAACCATCCTGCAGTATGCTCAGACATCAGATGGCCAGCAGATCCTCGTCCCCAGCAACCAGGTGGTGGTGCAGA CTGCATCAGGGGACATGCAGACCTACCAGATCCGAACCACCCCAACCACCACCTCCCTTCCTCAGACTGTGGTGATGACATCTCCTGTCACTCTGACCTCACAGACAAGCAAGACAGATGATCCCCAGCTGAAACGAGAGATCAGGCTGATGAAGAACAG GGAAGCTGCTCGGGAGTGCCgcaggaagaagaaggaataTGTTAAATGTCTGGAAAATCGAGTTGCAGTCCtggaaaaccagaacaaaacactAATTGAAGAGCTAAAAACTTTGAAAGATCTTTACTGTCATAAAAGTGTGTAA
- the MARS1 gene encoding methionine--tRNA ligase, cytoplasmic, translating into MTSSRRCPVAAMRLRLAPGGPAALKVLAAAGAAAAPVRLEWSCPSELSPPWVPALELESGTVLFSPNAICQFFFLSRGEEPTDLSNQWLEWEVTELEPAASAALYARLVQGRKGLEAVEVLGKLLAHIEQNLARRGTGYLAGDTKSVADVVVWGTLFPVLQDETSLPSELPALKTWFQSMTLSEACRKAADSVLIPRALQEFTSYLQKQPPPCLPVQRTTSNEPEEEEGSERALTEEEITAAASAWARGAAALPKPWQPQKPVLPVEGMRNILITSALPYVNNVPHLGNIIGCVLSADTFARYCRLRNWNTLYVCGTDEYGTATETKALEEGMTPQEICNKYHAIHADIYRWFDISFDYFGRTTTPHQTRIAQDIFKRLLARGFLLEDTVEQLCCESCQRFLADRFVEGTCPFCSYREARGDQCDKCGKLINAVELKSPQCKLCRSVPVVKATRHLFLDLPKLEEQLEPWLEQSLATGDWTPNARYITRSWIRDGLKPRCITRDLKWGTPVPLDGFQDKVFYVWFDAPIGYLSITANYTQHWERWWKNPQQVELYNFMAKDNVPFHSVVFPCSLLGAEDNYTLVNHLIATEYLNYEDGKFSKSRGVGVFGDMAKDTGIPADIWRFYLLYLRPEGQDSAFSWSDLMLKNNSELLNNLGNFINRAGMFVCKFFGGTVPSMVLTLDDKRLLARVTLELRQYHQLLEKVRIRDALRCVLSISRHGNQYIQVNEPWKRIKGDEKDRQRAGTVTGVAVNMAALLAVMVQPYMPSVSSAIQGQLHIPPDCFVLSHDFTCTLPPGHHVGTVSPLFQKLENDQVEALRRRFGGGQAKQNSPASGSPPAPATQVTPGDPQLIQLLTEEVAKQGNHVRQLKANKAEKAQVDAEVAKLLELKKQLALAEGKSPEIPVPKGKSKK; encoded by the exons ATGACGTCATCACGGCGCTGCCCCGTCGCGGCCATGCGGCTCCGCTTGGCCCCGGGCGGTCCCGCCGCGCTCAAGGTGCTCGCGGCTGCCGGAGCCGCGGCCGCTCCGGTGCGGCTGGAGTGGAGCTGCCCCTCGG AGCTGAGTCCCCCGTGGGTTCCTGCGCTGGAGCTGGAGAGCGGCACCGTCCTCTTCTCCCCCAACGCCATCTGCCA GTTCTTCTTCCTGTCCCGCGGGGAGGAGCCCACGGACCTCAGCAACCAGTGGCTGGAGTGGGAGGTGACGGAGCtggag CCGGCAGCCTCGGCAGCTCTGTACGCCCGGCTGGTGCAGggcaggaaggggctggaggcCGTGGAGGTCCTGGGGAAGCTCTTGGCTCACATAGAACAGAACTTGGCCAGGAGAGGCACTGGCTACCTTGCTGGG GACACCAAGTCGGTGGCTGATGTGGTGGTGTGGGGCACCTTGTTCCCTGTCCTGCAGGATGAGACCAGCCTGCCAA GTGAGCTTCCTGCCCTGAAAACCTGGTTCCAGAGCATGACGCTCTCAGaggcctgcaggaaagctgctgaCTCCGTCCTCATCCCCAGAGCACTGCAGGAGTTCACCTCCTACCTGCAGAAGCAGCCTCCCCCCTGCCTGCCCGTGCAGAGAACCACCAGCAACGAGCCCGAG gaggaggaaggctctGAGCGTGCCCTGACGGAGGAGGAGAtcacagctgctgccagtgcCTGGGCCCGtggtgctgcagcactgcccaagCCCTGGCAGCCTCAGAAACCTGT GCTGCCCGTGGAGGGCATGAGGAACATCCTGATCACCAGCGCCCTGCCCTACGTCAACAACGTGCCCCACCTCGGCAACATCATCGGCTGCGTCCTCAGTGCTGACACCTTTGCCAG gtaCTGCCGCCTGCGGAACTGGAACACCCTCTACGTGTGCGGCACGGATGAGTACGGCACAGCCACCGAGACCAAGGCCCTGGAGGAGGGGATGACTCCTCAGGAGATCTGCAACAAGTACCACGCCATCCACGCTGACATTTACAGGTGGTTTGACATCTCCTTTGACTATTTTGGCCGCACCACCACACCCCACCAGACCAG GATTGCCCAGGACATCTTCAAGCGCCTGCTGGCCCGAGGTTTCCTCTTGGAGGACACCGtggagcagctgtgctgtgagaGCTGCCAGCGCTTCCTGGCCGACCGCTTCGTGGAGGGCACCTGCCCCTTCTGCAGCTACAGGGAGGCCCGGGGTGATCAGTGTGATAAATGTGGCAAACTCATCAATGCTGTGGAACTGAAG AGCCCACAGTGCAAGCTCTGCAGGAGCGTCCCCGTGGTGAAAGCCACCCGGCACCTCTTCCTGGACCTTCCCAAA ctggaggagcagctggagcccTGGCTGGAGCAGTCCCTGGCCACGGGGGACTGGACCCCCAACGCTCGCTACATCACCCGCTCCTGGATCAGGGATGGGCTCAAACCCCGCTGCATCACCCGTGACCTCAAGTGGGGCACACCCGTGCCCCTCGATGGCTTCCAGGACAAG GTTTTTTATGTGTGGTTTGATGCTCCCATTGGCTACTTGTCCATTACAGCTAACTACACCCAGCACtgggagaggtggtggaagaACCCACAGCAG GTTGAGCTCTACAACTTCATGGCCAAGGATAATGTCCCCTTCCACAGCGTTGTGTTCCCCTGTTCACTCCTGGGTGCTGAGGACAACTACACCCTGGTGAACCACCTCATTGCTACAG aaTACCTCAACTATGAGGATGGGAAGTTTTCCAAGAGCCGGGGTGTGGGAGTGTTTGGGGACATGGCCAAGGACACAGGCATCCCTGCAGACATCTGGCGTTTCTACCTGCTCTACCTGCGGCCCGAGGGGCAGGACAGTGCCTTCTCCTGGAGTGACCTCATGCTCAAGAACAACTCTGAGCTGCTGAACAACCTGGGGAACTTCATCAACAG AGCTGGCATGTTCGTCTGCAAGTTTTTTGGTGGCACTGTCCCCAGCATGGTCCTGACACTGGATGACAAGAGGCTTTTGGCCCGTGTCACCCTGGAGCTGCGCCAGTACCACCAGCTGCTGGAGAAAGTCCG catccGTGATGCCCTGAGGTGTGTCCTGAGCATCTCTCGCCACGGCAACCAGTACATCCAGGTGAATGAGCCCTGGAAGAGGATCAAGGGGGATGAAAAGGACAG GCAGCGTGCAGGCACGGTGACTGGCGTGGCCGTGAACATGGCTGCCCTCCTGGCTGTCATGGTGCAGCCCTACATGCCCAGTGTCAGCTCAGCCATCCAGGGGCAGCTCCACATCCCCCCAGACTGCTTCGTCCTCAGCCACGACTTCACCTGCACCCTGCCCCCTGGGCACCATGTGGGCACT GTGAGCCCCCTTTTCCAGAAGCTGGAGAACGATCAGGTTGAGGCCCTGCGCAGGCGTTTTGGTGGAGGGCAG GCCAAGCAGAACTCTCCAGCCTCAgggtcccctccagccccagcaacCCAGGTGACTCCAGGTGACCCCCAGCTGATCCAACTCTTGACAGAGGAGGTGGCCAAGCAG GGCAACCATGTCAGGCAGCTGAAGGCCAACAAGGCAGAGAAGGCCCAGGTTGATGCAGAGGTGGCCAAGCTGTTGGAACTGAAGAAGCAGCTGGCACTAGCTGAGGGAAAAAGCCCAGAAATCCCTGTGCCCAAAGGGAAGTCGAAGAAGTAA
- the ATF1 gene encoding cyclic AMP-dependent transcription factor ATF-1 isoform X4 codes for MSVPTPIYQTSTGQYIAIAANGLQLASPGADGVQGLQTLTMTNTGGTQPGTTILQYAQTSDGQQILVPSNQVVVQTASGDMQTYQIRTTPTTTSLPQTVVMTSPVTLTSQTSKTDDPQLKREIRLMKNREAARECRRKKKEYVKCLENRVAVLENQNKTLIEELKTLKDLYCHKSV; via the exons ATGTCTGTTCCCACTCCCATCTACCAGACAAGCACTGGACAGTACA TTGCCATTGCTGCCAATGGTTTGCAGCTGGCCAGCCCAGGGGCAGATGGAGTGCAGGGGCTGCAGACACTGACAATGACCAACACTGGTGGCACTCAGCCTGGGACAACCATCCTGCAGTATGCTCAGACATCAGATGGCCAGCAGATCCTCGTCCCCAGCAACCAGGTGGTGGTGCAGA CTGCATCAGGGGACATGCAGACCTACCAGATCCGAACCACCCCAACCACCACCTCCCTTCCTCAGACTGTGGTGATGACATCTCCTGTCACTCTGACCTCACAGACAAGCAAGACAGATGATCCCCAGCTGAAACGAGAGATCAGGCTGATGAAGAACAG GGAAGCTGCTCGGGAGTGCCgcaggaagaagaaggaataTGTTAAATGTCTGGAAAATCGAGTTGCAGTCCtggaaaaccagaacaaaacactAATTGAAGAGCTAAAAACTTTGAAAGATCTTTACTGTCATAAAAGTGTGTAA
- the ATF1 gene encoding cyclic AMP-dependent transcription factor ATF-1 isoform X2 gives MSLRGPAPLTVVQLPGEQVQVQGVIQTAQSSSVIHSPQVPTVQVSLSESEDSQDSSDSIGSSQKARGILARRPSYRKILKDLSSEDTRDRKGDEESPGVSTVTSMSVPTPIYQTSTGQYIAIAANGLQLASPGADGVQGLQTLTMTNTGGTQPGTTILQYAQTSDGQQILVPSNQVVVQTASGDMQTYQIRTTPTTTSLPQTVVMTSPVTLTSQTSKTDDPQLKREIRLMKNREAARECRRKKKEYVKCLENRVAVLENQNKTLIEELKTLKDLYCHKSV, from the exons ATGTCTCTAAGAGGTCCTGCTCCCCTGACAGTTGTTCAGCTTCCTGGAGAGCAAGTCCAGGTCCAGGGGGTCATTCAGACAGCTCAGTCCTCTTCTGTAATCCACTCACCCCAGGTGCCAACAGTGCAG GTGTCTTTGTCTGAGAGTGAAGATTCTCAGGATTCCTCAGACAGCATAGGCTCTTCACAGAAAGCTCGGGGGATCTTGGCTCGGCGTCCCTCTTACAG aaaaatttTGAAAGATCTTTCTTCTGAAGACACCCGTGATAGGAAAGGAGATGAGGAGAGTCCTGGTGTCTCCACTGTTACATCCATGTCTGTTCCCACTCCCATCTACCAGACAAGCACTGGACAGTACA TTGCCATTGCTGCCAATGGTTTGCAGCTGGCCAGCCCAGGGGCAGATGGAGTGCAGGGGCTGCAGACACTGACAATGACCAACACTGGTGGCACTCAGCCTGGGACAACCATCCTGCAGTATGCTCAGACATCAGATGGCCAGCAGATCCTCGTCCCCAGCAACCAGGTGGTGGTGCAGA CTGCATCAGGGGACATGCAGACCTACCAGATCCGAACCACCCCAACCACCACCTCCCTTCCTCAGACTGTGGTGATGACATCTCCTGTCACTCTGACCTCACAGACAAGCAAGACAGATGATCCCCAGCTGAAACGAGAGATCAGGCTGATGAAGAACAG GGAAGCTGCTCGGGAGTGCCgcaggaagaagaaggaataTGTTAAATGTCTGGAAAATCGAGTTGCAGTCCtggaaaaccagaacaaaacactAATTGAAGAGCTAAAAACTTTGAAAGATCTTTACTGTCATAAAAGTGTGTAA
- the DDIT3 gene encoding DNA damage-inducible transcript 3 protein gives MAAEGLTPGSTLPVWELEAWYQDLQEVLAASEPCGSSLPWGSEQTEMAPLWSTEGAGSDPEGCELDTALAAELLELERTAGSEPLGLLDLASSSSSPPAQAGRGEEEEEEVRVAAGRGVKRKRGSGTGSSKELAKQHQERANEQRVLELTAHNEQLRAEICRLSAEVESTRAALIDRMVNLQTPTPSSHGLQGLCTD, from the exons ATGGCAGCCGAGGGGCTGACACCTGGCAGCACTCTGCCCGTCTGGGAGCTCGAAGCCTGGTACCAGGACctgcaggaggtgctggcagcaTCGGAGCCCTGTGGAtcttccctgccctgggggtCTGAGCAG acCGAGATGGCCCCGCTGTGGAGCACAGAGGGGGCTGGCAGTGACCCAGAGGGCTGCGAGCTGGACActgccctggctgcagagctgctggagctggagcgCACAGCTGGGTCAGAGCCACTGGGACTGCTGGACTtggcctccagcagcagcagccccccagcccaggcaggcagaggggaggaggaggaggaggaggtgagggtgGCTGCAGGGCGTGGGGTGAAGAGGAAGAGGGGCAGTGGGACAGGGTCCAGCAAGGAGCTGGCCAAGCAGCACCAGGAACGGGCCAACGAGCAGCGGGTGCTGGAGCTGACAGCCCACAACgagcagctgagggcagagATCTGCAGGCTCAGTGCTGAGGTGGAAAGCACACGGGCAGCTCTCATCGACCGCATGGTCAACCTCCAAACTCCAACCCCCAGCAGCCACGGACTGCAGGGGCTCTGCACAGACTGA